Below is a genomic region from Spirosoma radiotolerans.
GGTATCTAAGAAAGCCGCCTGTACGCTGGATCGGCGGTTTGTTTTCTTGTCGACCACCACACTCGACGCGTCCCATACATAATGATTGCTGATGCACAACGCCATGTCGGGCACGTAACTGGCTTTCCATTTCCAGGCATTGACGGGCTGTTGCACCGTTACGTTTTTGGCCATCAACTCCGCCATCGTGGCCACATGCACGAGCGAATCGGTCTGCATGGATTCGTTCAGGCGTTTGGCATAAACTGGTTGCAGGACTTCGTTGGCATTCTGTAATTCGCCCGTTGCCCAGACGATGTAATCCTTGGGTACATTGACCGTTAATGTATAGTCATTAAAGTCATTATAAAATTCCTGCGCTTCGGTGAACTGGGTCATATCCCAGCCGTAGTAATCGTCCAGAACGGCCACCCGTGGGTAGAAATAAGCCAGAAAGAATGTTGTCGAATCCAGCGCCCCTTCCCGTCCGCTCTCGACAGAAACATCATAATGCCAATCGAAGGTAAGCTTCACCGAGTCATGGGGAACTACCGCTTTAGTTAACTGCATCCGTTGTGCGGTCAGTGTCCCGGCATCGGGAAATTGCCGGGTACTTGTGCCATCGGTGTATTTGTCGATGTGAATGCCGGACGTCATGTAATCGGCTGATGCAGGGCCCTGCCGGACAGCGCCGGGCTTATGGCTATTCAGAATTAGCTTAAAAACGAGTGTTTTCAGCGTATCGGGGCTGTTGTTGATATACGTAATCTCTTCTGTGCCGCGAATAGTCCGGCTGGGCGGGTTGACCGTAATGTTGATCGAATACCGGGCAAAGTTCTGCCAGTAATTTTTGCCGGGTTTGCCATCCATAGATCGGGTTCCTTTCTGGTAGGCTTTTTTAATATTGCGCGGCATGTATAATTCCTGAGCCTGGACCGATTCCGCAGTCAAGCTTATGAAGCAAACGAAGAGAAGTGCTCTGATCACGTTTTAATAAAAATTTGTCTGGTATACGAGTTACTGCAAGCTACAAAAAAGCCGGAAACCAGTCGGTATTCCCAAAAAAGCCGTCAGTAGATTGCTCTATTAAAATAGAGTAAGTACCGTCCGTGTTCAACTTATTTTTGGCTGGATATAAACAAATAGGTAAGTAAGTTGCTTATAAACTCATCAGATAAGTACCGCACGGATATAGAAACTGAGTGGATAAACACTAATTAATATTCCATTAGATTAAGTTATGGGTAACCCGCCCACTCCAATCGAGGAAGGTAGTCGGCTAGCAACTCTAAAAAGTTACGATATACTAGATTCACTTCCAGAAGCCGATTACGACGCTATTACCCAGGTGGCAGCCGCCATTTGCCAAACACCCATCTCTTTAATCAGTCTTGTTGACGATAAAAGACAGTGGTTCAAATCAGCACATGGGCTGAATAAGAAAGAAACCCCCAGAGAGTTTGCCTTTTGTGCACACAATATAATTGACCCCACTACACCACTGATCGTTCAAGATTCGCGCCAGGATGCTCGTTTTGCGGGTAATCCGCTGGTGACGGGTGACCCGCATATTGTTTTTTACGCAGGCATGCCTCTGGTTGACCCATCTGGCTATGCACTGGGATCCCTATGTGTCATTGACAATAAGGTCAGAAATTTAGACCAGACGCAGGTAGACGCCTTAAAGGTGCTGGCCCAGCAAGTGGTGAAGCTGCTCGAATTACGAAAGGCGAATGCTGCTTTAAAGGAGAGCGAGGAACGCTACCGAACGCTTTCCTTGGAATTAGACCGGCAGGTGCAGCACCGAACGGAAGAACTGACCGCAGCTAACGAAGCCCTTAGTGAAGCGAATACGTTGCTGAGCCGGTCGAACGAGAACCTACAGCAGTTTGCGTATGTAGCAAGCCATGATTTACAGGAGCCTCTCCGTAAAATTCAGCAGTTCGGTGATTTATTGAAGAGTCAGTTTATCGCAGCATCGGAGCAGGAACTGGTTTACCTGGAACGCATGCAATCGGCAGCCGGCCGAATGTCGACGCTAATTCGGGATCTGCTGAGTCTGTCCCGCATTTCGACCCGGCGTGATGCCAGGGTCACT
It encodes:
- a CDS encoding GAF domain-containing sensor histidine kinase — its product is MGNPPTPIEEGSRLATLKSYDILDSLPEADYDAITQVAAAICQTPISLISLVDDKRQWFKSAHGLNKKETPREFAFCAHNIIDPTTPLIVQDSRQDARFAGNPLVTGDPHIVFYAGMPLVDPSGYALGSLCVIDNKVRNLDQTQVDALKVLAQQVVKLLELRKANAALKESEERYRTLSLELDRQVQHRTEELTAANEALSEANTLLSRSNENLQQFAYVASHDLQEPLRKIQQFGDLLKSQFIAASEQELVYLERMQSAAGRMSTLIRDLLSLSRISTRRDARVTISLNETVKMALLDLDLVMQETGATVHVGSLPTFSGDHAQLRRLFQNLMSNALKFRRADESGNLIAPQIQINAHLISEGDLPPTVKPARTATAYHRIDVIDNGIGFDEKYLDRIFQVFQRLHGRNEYAGTGIGLAICEKVAANHEGILWASSQLGLGSTFFVYLPVQTESLEAS